One Candidatus Binatia bacterium genomic window, GGTTCAGGAAATCAGCTGCCGTCTAAAGCGACCGCGCCGGATTGACGTCCGTTTTGGCACATACGGTCGAAAGAATTCTCATCAAATTCACATCGCGGTCTTCGACCCCACGGGGCAAGTCGTTGGCCAGCGTTCGGTTGCGGCCGAGTTGCTGGTCGATCGCGCCTTCGTGGACGTGCCGTTGGCCGAGGCAGATTTCGGCGGGGAGTTGCGGGTCGAGATTCGCAGCCAGGGTGCCGGGCCGGGTAATGAAGTACTGGTTTGGCGCTCCCCCCAACCTGCCGCAAGCCTGCGCGTTGGTGATCGACAGGTTTCGGGTGATTCCATCTCCTTTCGTGTGTTCTCCGAGGTGGACTCGTGAGAACACTTTTCCTGAGTTGGGACCGACTTGGTGGCTCGATGGCGGGATCGGCTATCCGCTCGCTGGAGCTGGCGCAGGCTGTTGCGCGTCGTGGGGTCGAGGTTGGTATTGCTGCTCCCTCCGGGAGTGAATTGCCGGCCGGATCTGATTTGCAGTTGATCCAATTCGAACAAGGCTCAGCTCCAGCTCCAGCTGTCGCTGAGGCCGACTCGGTTTTTGTACCGGGGCGCGTTGAGTTGATGCATGCGATCCGGAAGCCGATGGCGGTCGATCTATACGATCCGTTTGTTCTTTCGAATCTGGATTTCTTTGGCGAAGATTTCAATCGGGGCGGAGGGCGCGCTCTGCTGGCGTTACGCTGGTTGCAGCATCATTTGGTCAACGGAGACTTCTTTCTCTGCGCGAGCGAGACACAGCGTCATTTCTGGCTCGGGATGCTGGCCGCAGCCGGTCGATTGAATCGCGCAAACTACGAGGGCGATCCTCTTTTGCAGCGCCTGATGGGTATTGTCCCCTTCGGTCTTGCGTCCGAGAAGCCATCGGCCGAGGGGTCTGTCCTGCGTGGGGTGATTCCCGGGATCGGGGCATCGGATCGTATTGTGCTGTGGGCAGGTGGCATGTGGAACTGGGTCGATCCCGTCACTTTGGTCCGCGCCGGAGCGAAATTGCGTGAGACCCGCCCTGACGTGAAAATCGTACTTCTCGGAGCGACTCATCCGAACCCGGATATCGGGGAGATGCAGGTGGCACGCGAGGCAAGAGACCTGGCGCGCGATCTGGATCCACGCGGTGAGGGATTCTTTTTTCTCGATTGGGTGCCCTATGATCGCCGCCACCTATATCTGCTCGAAAGTGATGTGGGGGTGAGCCTGCATCGGCCGGGGATAGAGTCGGAATTCGCCTTTCGGACTCGCCTGCTGGATTACCTCTGGTGCGACTTGCCGATGGTGTTGACCGAAGGCGACGAGCTGGCCACAAAGCTCGAAGGAGCCGGGCTGGGACTTGCTGTGGGTGCCGGTGATGTCGCGGGAGTCGCGGCTGCCGTCGATCAGATCCTGGAAATGCCGCGGACGGCCGAGCGTCAGCAAGCCTTTCAAGAGCAACGATCAGCGCTGGCTTGGGATCGGGTGGCCGAGCCCTTGGTGGAATTTTGTCAGGCGCCGCGCCGCGCTCCGGATCGAGAAGGGAATGCATGGGTCGCCGGTATTTCTCGCGCGGATGTACCGCGCAAGGAAGCCGCGATGATCGCCGACGAATTCAACGGCACCGCGCGCTCAATCTCTTCGCCGCTCGGAGCCGACCATAGCTGCCGGCAGAAGTTCGCCGCTGCGTTTGACGGCTTGGCGCAGGTCGACGTTCTGCTCGGTCGGTCGGGTGCGCCGGAAGACGGCAACCTTGTCTTCGAACTCCGCCATCAAGGGGGTTTGGTGGCACGTGTTCTCATGTCGGTGCGGGATCTGACGGAGGAGGGTTGGCAACGCTTTGAATTCCGACCGATCCCGCATTCGCGGGGGCGCGAGTTTGAATTCTCGATTCGTGTGGCCGCGCATGACGGAGAAATTCTATGTGAGAGGGTCTGGGTCCAACATACAGATTATGGTGATGTGACCGCCGGCTCAGGCTGCCAGCCGGCTTTTATCGCGCGCTATCTGATTGATGGTGTCGCTCCCGAGACCGGGGTTCCGGAAGACGAATTCCTTTTTCTCCACAATACCAGCCTGCCGCTTTTGCCCGGAGACGAACTTTCCGAGAGTAAAAATTATTTCGCTTCCGGCGACGCGACCGACTTCGAGGGGATTCAGGCAGCGGTTGCTGAAGTGGCCTTGCGCGCGACTCGCGCCGAGGAGCGGGTGATCGGATTGGAATCACGCCTTGCCTCGGTCGCGCAGCACCGGGCCCATGTCGAAGTGCGCTACCGGGGATTGCTGTTTCCGATTTATTATGAGCTCCTGCGCTTCTGTCGCCTCGGCGCACATGGTCTTCGTGGCGCGATGCAGGGGATCCTGCTGACGCTTCTGGTTCTGATGGGCGTGCCTCTTGCGATTCTGGTCGGGATCGGAATCTTGCTGACCGACCTGATTTCCCGTGGCCGTTCGATTTCTTCGGACCCCTCAGATGCCGCGCGCGTGCGGTCCGGAGATCCGGTTTCGGTGGTGATCCCGACCTGGAACGGACAGGAGTTGCTGGCGATGAGCCTGCCGCCGCTGGCCGCCGCCATCGAAGAGCACGGCCACCCGGATGACGAAGTCCTCGTTGTCGATAACGCGAGTGAAGACGAGACGCTGGATTACCTGGCCTCCCTGCAGGAGAAAATGCCGTTCCTGCGTGTCGTACGCATGGAGCGCAACGAGGGTTTTGCAGGTGCCACCAATGAAGGGGCCCGTCAGGCACGCAACCCGGCTCTGGTCCTTCTGAACAATGATATGGTCGTGGAGCCCGATTTCCTGCAGCCTCTTCTGGACGCTTTTGATCAGGAGCCCGGCGTTTTCGGTGTTTCCAGCCAGATTGATTTTATCGACCCGGGCAAACCGCGATGGGAGACGGGCAAGGTTCACGCCGAGTTTGCGTGGGGGTGTGTGAAGCTCTTTCATCTGGACCGCTTCGAAGAAGATCTTCATTACCCTATTTTCTTCGCAGGGGGTGGAGCATCGGCCTACGATCGCAGCCGCTTTCTTCAGTTGGGTGGTTTTGATGAGGCGGTGTTTTCGCCGGTCTATATCGAGGACGTGGATCTTGGCTACCGTGCCTGGCGGCGAGGGTGGCCGTCGGTGCTGGCACCTGCCTCGCGCGTCCATCATAAACATCGGGGTACCACCCGACGTCGCTGGAGCGAGGCGACGATCCACTCGTTCTTTGTCAAAAACCTCGCGGCATTGGTGTGGAAGAACATTTCCTCCTGGAGGCTTTTGCTACCCCATCTGGCAGGCTTGACGATTCTGCCAACGCGAATCCTTGCCGAAATCGGCCCGGCAGCGGCCTTCGCTGCGGTGCGTGGGCTTTACCGGCAGGTGCCTGCCGTTCTGAAGGCGCGGTTTCGGGAAAATGCGGTATGCCGCCCGCTCTCGGATCGCGAGGTTTTCAAATTGTCGCGCTCGCGTGCTGCCTACCGTGGGCGGTTTCACCCCGAAGGGGAAGGGGGGCGTCCCCAGATATTGGTGATTTCGCCATACAGTCCCGTACCGGCGGTGCATGGCGGTGCGGTGCGGATCTCCAACCTGCTGCGCGAAATGGGCAAGCGGGCGGATGTGACGGTCCTTTCGCTGGCCGATACCGAAGCTGAGACCGACCCACGCAGTCTGGCAGAATTGGCGAAACTCTGTCGGGAGGCGCTGATCGTTCCTCGCGACACGGGCAGCAGTCGAGGCGGCTGGTTGGCTCCGACCAAATTGCGCGGCTTTCACTCGGCACGGCTCGCGGAGGAAATCCGGGAGTGCATGGAGCGCCGCTCGTTTAGCGTCGTTCAGGTGGAATACACACATATGGCTCATTTCCTTCCGCCACCGACCGAAGGCGTTCTGCGGGTATTGGTCGAACACGATGTCAGTTTCGTTGCTCTGGAGCGCGCGCGCCGGCTGCCCGGCTCGCTGTTGCGGAAGGTCGGCCTGTGGATCGATGGGTTGCGAACTTTTCGTCAGGAAATTCTTGCGGTTGAAAGTGCCGATCGCGCGATCACGATGAGCGAAAACGATCGCGATGTTCTCGCGAAATTCCTTCCTTCGGAGAATCTGCGCGTCGTTCCCAACGGGGTAGACTGTGCGGCTTTCCCGTTTCGCCCTCTGAGCGAAACCAATCCGGTAATTCTCTTTGTCGGATTCTTCCGTCATGAACCAAATGTCGAGGCGGCCCTCTACTTCGCGCGGGAAGTCCTGCCCCTGATCCATCAAACGCTACCGAACGCACGGTTTCGAATCGTCGGTGCCTATCCGCCGCCCGAAGTGCTGGATCTTCCATCTGTCGATGAACGAGTTGAGGTCGCCGGTTGGGTGGATTCAACCGCTTGCGAGTACCAAGCCGCCTCGGTGTTTGTGGCGCCGGTTTTGCGCGGCTCGGGGACCCGCTTGAAGATTCTCGAAGCGATGGCCAGCGGCGCAGCCGTGGTCTCGACCACGATCGGCGCTGAGGGTATTCTGGCCGGAAGTGGTGAAATCCGAGTGGCCGACGATCCGGATACTTTCGCAGAGGCGGTTTTGGAAACACTCGGAAACTCGACAATGCGCGAGGCGCAGGTGAGAGCAGCCCGGCAGTTGGTCGAATCCCGATACGATTGGGGCGCGATTGGTCGCGAGCTTTTTGCGGCTTATGGATTGGAGGAAGACGTTGAGTAGCTTGATGACATTCCTTCGTCCGATTCCGTTGTCCGGAGTCCAGCGGGTTTTGATCGTACAGACGGGATTGGGGAAGCGTCTGCCGAGACTGGTTGACCGTTGCCGCGGTTTGTTCAGTGATGCTCGTTTGGAAGTTCTTCTGCGTGAGGGGGATGCCTCCCTGCGCGACGAGATCGATGTGGCCGAGACGCGTGTCGCTCGATGGGAAGAGCGATATTCCTTGCTGCCCGATCTGCGCCGTACTTCCTATGATGTTGTGGTTTTGCAGGTGGGGGGCGCGACAAGCGAGCTTCGTCTTCTGCCATTTTTGCTGCGGACCCGTTCGATTGTGGCTTTCGACGAGGTGCTCGAGGCCCGGGCCGTGACCGTCTTCCGGTTGCCCGGTCTGATCGCAAATTTAGGCCTTTTGGGCGAAGACCGGACTCGTTTCGAGATGTTGCGCCGGGCCATCGCAAAGCTGACTGTGGTGCCGATCGTGAGCCTGCTGTCGATTTTCTTTCTTCTCGGCTCGAATGCCTGGCTGCGCTTGCGGCCTTTATGGCGTCGCCCCACGCGGCGGGTCGAGGGAGCGCGGGAGTGAATCACTCCAGCGTTGGCAGATGATCTCTTTCTGGGTACTGTTTTATTTTAGTGGCCCGAGTTCTTCTCTACACGCGCAGCGATTGCGTCCATTCTCGTGATTTGCTCGCAGATCTGGGAGCCGGCGAGGACATTGTCGAGGAAGTGAACCTCACAGATGAACCTCAGGCCATGACTGAGTTTCTCAAACTGACGAACGGTCGCAGAATCGTTCCGGTCGTCGTGCGGGGTGCGGTGATCACGATCGCGCCGGATGGTGGAACGGAGTTCTGATGGCAGATTATCACCTTGGGCGAGACGAGCAGGAGTTGGGTGTTTTCCCCGAGCACGAGATTCGGGAAGGTCTTCTGACGGGTCGTTTTCTACCCACGGACCTTGCCTGGATGGCGGGGATGACAGACTGGCAACCCCTCGAATCACTGCCGGCGTTTTCGCCGCCGCAACAGGAAACGATGCCTCCGGAAATGAACCAAGCGGCCCCGGAGGCCCAATACGGACCGCCTTTCGAGGACCGCGATACAGTAGGGTTTTTCACCGCGTTATTTACCACGATCAGTCTGGTGCTGACGCAACCTCGGGACACCTTTAGTTCCATGCGACGTGATGGGGGGTTTGGCACTCCCCTCTTTTTCCTGCTCGCCGTCGGTTGGCCGATGGTGATCCTGTCGACCACTCTCTTCTCGGATGGTTCGCTTCGTATGCTGGGAGAGTACGACTTCAGCGGACAGAGCTTCGATCGTGTTCTCGGGGGCCCCGGCTTTTTCGAGATCGCCTATCTCATGGGCTACCCGTTCATGGTGATTTTCGGCCAATTCCTCGGTGCGGCTATCACGCACGTCTGCCTGCTCGCAGTGGGTGGCGCCAATCATTCCTACGAGACGACCTTTCGGGTCAGTTGCTATACCACCGGTGCTGCTTCCGTTTTCCAACTCCTTCCGATTCTCGGACCACTGCTGATCTTGGTGTGGGGAGGCATCATTCAGGTGGTGGGTCTCGCGGCGGCTCACGGGACCGGACTCGGTCGAGTGGTGCTCGCATTGGTGATTCCGATACTGGTGCTTGTGACCATCGTTCTTGGTGGAGTCTTCGGCTTGAGCGGGAGCCTCTTCCAATAAAAAAAGGGCCGCACCCTTTCGGATGCGGCCCTTTTTGTTTCACGAGTGAACTCGGAGTGAAGATCAGTTGTAGGTGATCACTCCGCGAGCATTTTTGTTCGATTCCATGTCCTCGAAGGCCTTGGCCGCCTCGTCAATGGTGTAGGTGGCGCTGATCATATCATCGAGATTCAGCTTGCCCTGCTGGTAGAGGTTGATGAGCATCGGGAAATCGACGTGCGGGTTGGCATCGCCATACATGCTCCCCTTGAGGGTTTTGCCTGACATCGAAACCATCAGGGCATTGATCGGGAAACTGTCGGTCAGGCTGCCGACGCCCACGATCGTGGCGGTGCCGCCACGTCGGCAGGCATCGTATGTGGCTGACATCAGCGCGGGGGCGCCCACAGCCTCAAAAGCAAAGTCGACGCCGCCACCTGTCATTTCGTGGATGGTCATCACAGCGAGGCCGTCGCCACCATTGATGGTGTCGGTGGCTCCGAAGCTTCGTGCCATTTCGAGTTTGTTGTCGGCTAGATCGACGGCAATGATTTGCTTGGCTCCGGAAAGCTTGGCACCCTGAATGACCGAAAGGCCGATGCCGCCGCAACCGAAAACTGCGACCGTCGAGCCCGGAGTGACCTTGGCTGTATTAAAGGCTGCTCCCACGCCAGTGGTGACGCCGCAGCCGATCAGGGCCGCCCGATCGAAGGGAAGCGAGGTATCTGCCTTGACGCAGGCTGTGGCCGGCACGACGGCTTCTTCGGCCATGCAGCCGAGGAATTGCATGACGTTGAGGTCTTCGCCATCAGCGCCATGAACGCGGGCGGTGCCGTCGATCATTTTTCCGTGGGGTGCTCCCGCTTCGCAGAAAACAAAGCGACCGTTGCGGCATTCGTTGCAGGTGCCGCACTGAGGGATGAACGATAGAACGACGTGGTCTCCAACTTCCAGACCGGTGACGCCGTCGCCCAGCTCGGATACGGTGCCGGCGCCTTCGTGTCCCAGAATGATGGGGCTGGGCAAAGGTAGTACTCCGTTGATGACCGAAAGGTCTGAATGGCAAACGCCGGTGGCGCCCATTTTAATTTTCACTTCGCCCGCTTGGGGCGGATCGAGTTTGACTTCTTCGACCCCGTATTTTCCTTCACCTCGAAAGACGACTGCCTTCATTTTCATTTCCTCCGTCCGGGCAGGTGGCCCTGGTTAGATTTGTTCTAACCAAACGATCGTTGGCTTCGCACCCATGCCGGAATCCCCTGTTTTTGGGGTGTTGGGGCATCCGGATTTGACATCGAGCGCTGAGATGACAACCAAAGGGGTTGCGTCTAACCGTCGGTTGTCCCGAACAGGGGAAAGCGCAGCGCGTCAGGGAGCCATAGTTTGCAGAAAGAACAGGAAAGACCGGGGGATGGCCCGGGGAAATATCTGTTGGTGGGGTGCATCGCCGGTGTGATCGTTCTCCTCGATCAGTGGACCAAGCTCTGGGTGGATGCGGACATGCGCCTCTATCAGTCCATTCCGGTGATCGATGGGTTTTTCTCTCTCACCTATGTGCGGAACAGTGGGGCCGCCTTCAGCATGTTTGCCGATTTTCCGGCATCCTTCCGGAAGCCCTTTTTCATGGTCGTCACGATTGTTGCGGTGGTCGGGATAGGCTGGTTCACCCGAACGACGCCACGCGAGGACAAGCTTACGCTGGTCGCCTGCGGTTGTATTTTAGGAGGCGCTCTGGGGAATGCGATCGATCGTCTCGCCTATGGCTCGGTGATCGATTTTCTGGACGTGTTTGTCGGTGATTGGCATTGGCCGGCGTTCAATGTCGCCGATGCGTTTATCACAACCGGAGTCATTCTTTTGCTGTTGGCAGGGTTCTTCGTGCGTGGACCGGAGGATCCTGCAGAGGGTTCGTCCCATTAGGCGATTCGGTCAGGAAAGTTTCACCTGATAGGCCAATGTCTTGCCGTTCTCGATTCTTTCGCGACGGGGACGAAACAGGCCCAGCCAGGAAATCCAGTACTTTGCACTCCAGGCTTCGCCGAGCGTATCGACCAGGTCGAGGTCTTTGATGCGGGTGGCTTCCCCGATGATTTCCGGACCGTCGGCTTGGCCGACACGTATCCGGACCGGGCCGCTTTCCTTCAGGCGCTTGCCTTTGAAGCTGTCAGGCGAACAGGTGAAATAGATCGTGTTCTCATTATACCAGAACCAGATGGGAGCCTGACTGCTCCAGGAGCCATCTTTCCGGCGGGTTGATAGATAGATGAGATCATCTTCCTGCAGGCCTTCGGTTTGTGCTGCTGTGCCGCTTCGAGCGTCTGCGTCGCCAATTCCGAACCATGGAGCCAGAGTGGCCATGAGGCCGACAGAGGAGGCAGTGTAGAGAAAATCCCGTCTTTCCATAACGACAAGCGTAGCATTTCGAGACGGGCGGTTGCGAGATCTTTGGCAAGAGATTCTTGCACCGTTTCACTCCCGAGTGGAGTGTCCTACTGCTCTCAGCGAAGTTCAGGGCGCTGGTGCCACCCTGATGGATTGAATCGCAAGGGTGAGTGATGGGTCGGATTGCAGGGCAAGCCGGGCGGTGTAGCGTCCGGGGGCCTCGGGAAGAGCGAGTCTGAGAGCAGTATGTCCATTTCCTCCTCGGGCGACAGCGACTGGTAAAAAGCCGACCAGTAGATGCTCGGCGACCAATCGACCCCGAAAGTCGAAGAATTCCACCCTCAAGGGAGTTTCGGTCTCGGGGGCAGGGTGGCGAAAGTTGGACTGCCCCCGAACCTGAAGCTCGAAAACCAGCAGGTCCTCCGGGCCGGTCAGGTTGAGGGTTGTCGTCGAGGGTTGATTCGACTCGAGAACGTCAAAGTTCTCGGCAACGGGAAAATTGCCCTGCAGTCCAAGGAGAAGGTGGCCGGAACTTTCCGCTCGCGTGGTCAGTCGCCCGCCGGCACCTCTGCTGCGGGCAAGATTTCGGAGAAATTGCTCATAGGCCTCTGCGGAGAGATCGTGTTTGTGGATCAGGATGTTGCCGAAGCCGAGAGTGGCCAACGCTTCGGCCCCCGCGGGTTGCGCGAGTTCGGCGGCGAAAGAGGCGAGGGGTTTGGCTGGATCCCGACCGTCGATGCTGCCTGTGGTCGTTGCGCGACGATGCCATGCTGCGGTGAGGTGGCGGTGCGCGGCGCGATCGGGGATTCCGGTCGGGAGATCGAGGATCGCCCCCGGTTGCACCTGTTGCAGAAGCTGGGCTTCTTCGAGCGGGGGGCTCAGGAAGCTGACCCGGCGCGCCTGAGCCGGAGCGATAGAGATGGGATTGAGCGGGTAGAGAAGGTTGCCGAGGATCAGGCCGGTGAAAAAAATCGCTCCCCAGATCCTTTGGGTGATCGGGGAATGCACTCGCTCGAGGATGGCCAGGGAACCGAAGGCGGCGAGCAGGCACCAGCCAAAGGGGAGCAGGAGCCGCAGGCTCCAGCGCAAGGAATTTGCTTCCGGAGCGCGTCCCTCCAGCCAGCTGCCCGGCAGTTCTTGCCGCAGGCCGTCGCCAATTGAAATTTCATCGGCAAGAGCGAGGGGCAGCACGAGGAGCGCTACGAATATCAGCAGGCGGGGGTCGCCGAGTCGGCCCTTGTAGGCGCCGCGGGTCCTGTCCATGATGCCGACGGCGGCCAGGCAGGCAATGATCAGGCCGGGACCGGCCAGGCCCCCAGGCATGAACGCCCAAAGTTCATCGGCCTGGAGGGACGGGTAAACCAGGGTTCCGGGGAGTACGAGTGCGGGGCCGAAGGCTGCTCGGAGAGCGATCAGAAGTGTCAAGCAAGCGGATAGTCTCCCCAAGGTGCTTCGTTCGTGGGGCCGCTGATGCAGGACGAGGAGTGCGCTCACGACGATCGCAGAGACCGCAATCGGCAGAGGAGCGAGGGCAAGGGGAAGGGTTAGTCCGGCCAGCACGAAGAAAGCGGGCCCTGCTTTCTCCCTGACGACCCATCCGGTGGCCAGAACGGTCGCGGGCAGAAGGGGACTGAGGAGGAGGAAGGTGGAGGTCGGATCGAGCAGCACCGCCGGTGGCAGGGCGTATCCAAGCCCGGCAATACCAGCAGCGATCGGATTGCCCGTGCAGATCCGGCAGAGCAGAAACATGGAGATGAATGTGAGCCAGGGAATGAGGACGGCCGCCATATTCCAGGCCAGAACGGGCTCTCCGAGAGCGACTGCGGGCGCGGCGATCAAGGAAGCAATGGGGCCCGGGGTATCCGCCGGAGCGCGGTTGACTCGCGGATACCCGGGCCAGGCGGCCGGTTGATTGCCTGGGGACAGGATTCGTTCGGCGCCTGATGCGAGCAGGCTGAACTGCCGGATTTCGCTGCCGG contains:
- a CDS encoding Zn-dependent alcohol dehydrogenase, whose protein sequence is MKAVVFRGEGKYGVEEVKLDPPQAGEVKIKMGATGVCHSDLSVINGVLPLPSPIILGHEGAGTVSELGDGVTGLEVGDHVVLSFIPQCGTCNECRNGRFVFCEAGAPHGKMIDGTARVHGADGEDLNVMQFLGCMAEEAVVPATACVKADTSLPFDRAALIGCGVTTGVGAAFNTAKVTPGSTVAVFGCGGIGLSVIQGAKLSGAKQIIAVDLADNKLEMARSFGATDTINGGDGLAVMTIHEMTGGGVDFAFEAVGAPALMSATYDACRRGGTATIVGVGSLTDSFPINALMVSMSGKTLKGSMYGDANPHVDFPMLINLYQQGKLNLDDMISATYTIDEAAKAFEDMESNKNARGVITYN
- the lspA gene encoding signal peptidase II; the encoded protein is MLVGCIAGVIVLLDQWTKLWVDADMRLYQSIPVIDGFFSLTYVRNSGAAFSMFADFPASFRKPFFMVVTIVAVVGIGWFTRTTPREDKLTLVACGCILGGALGNAIDRLAYGSVIDFLDVFVGDWHWPAFNVADAFITTGVILLLLAGFFVRGPEDPAEGSSH
- a CDS encoding twin-arginine translocation signal domain-containing protein, with product MERRDFLYTASSVGLMATLAPWFGIGDADARSGTAAQTEGLQEDDLIYLSTRRKDGSWSSQAPIWFWYNENTIYFTCSPDSFKGKRLKESGPVRIRVGQADGPEIIGEATRIKDLDLVDTLGEAWSAKYWISWLGLFRPRRERIENGKTLAYQVKLS
- a CDS encoding glycosyltransferase is translated as MRTLFLSWDRLGGSMAGSAIRSLELAQAVARRGVEVGIAAPSGSELPAGSDLQLIQFEQGSAPAPAVAEADSVFVPGRVELMHAIRKPMAVDLYDPFVLSNLDFFGEDFNRGGGRALLALRWLQHHLVNGDFFLCASETQRHFWLGMLAAAGRLNRANYEGDPLLQRLMGIVPFGLASEKPSAEGSVLRGVIPGIGASDRIVLWAGGMWNWVDPVTLVRAGAKLRETRPDVKIVLLGATHPNPDIGEMQVAREARDLARDLDPRGEGFFFLDWVPYDRRHLYLLESDVGVSLHRPGIESEFAFRTRLLDYLWCDLPMVLTEGDELATKLEGAGLGLAVGAGDVAGVAAAVDQILEMPRTAERQQAFQEQRSALAWDRVAEPLVEFCQAPRRAPDREGNAWVAGISRADVPRKEAAMIADEFNGTARSISSPLGADHSCRQKFAAAFDGLAQVDVLLGRSGAPEDGNLVFELRHQGGLVARVLMSVRDLTEEGWQRFEFRPIPHSRGREFEFSIRVAAHDGEILCERVWVQHTDYGDVTAGSGCQPAFIARYLIDGVAPETGVPEDEFLFLHNTSLPLLPGDELSESKNYFASGDATDFEGIQAAVAEVALRATRAEERVIGLESRLASVAQHRAHVEVRYRGLLFPIYYELLRFCRLGAHGLRGAMQGILLTLLVLMGVPLAILVGIGILLTDLISRGRSISSDPSDAARVRSGDPVSVVIPTWNGQELLAMSLPPLAAAIEEHGHPDDEVLVVDNASEDETLDYLASLQEKMPFLRVVRMERNEGFAGATNEGARQARNPALVLLNNDMVVEPDFLQPLLDAFDQEPGVFGVSSQIDFIDPGKPRWETGKVHAEFAWGCVKLFHLDRFEEDLHYPIFFAGGGASAYDRSRFLQLGGFDEAVFSPVYIEDVDLGYRAWRRGWPSVLAPASRVHHKHRGTTRRRWSEATIHSFFVKNLAALVWKNISSWRLLLPHLAGLTILPTRILAEIGPAAAFAAVRGLYRQVPAVLKARFRENAVCRPLSDREVFKLSRSRAAYRGRFHPEGEGGRPQILVISPYSPVPAVHGGAVRISNLLREMGKRADVTVLSLADTEAETDPRSLAELAKLCREALIVPRDTGSSRGGWLAPTKLRGFHSARLAEEIRECMERRSFSVVQVEYTHMAHFLPPPTEGVLRVLVEHDVSFVALERARRLPGSLLRKVGLWIDGLRTFRQEILAVESADRAITMSENDRDVLAKFLPSENLRVVPNGVDCAAFPFRPLSETNPVILFVGFFRHEPNVEAALYFAREVLPLIHQTLPNARFRIVGAYPPPEVLDLPSVDERVEVAGWVDSTACEYQAASVFVAPVLRGSGTRLKILEAMASGAAVVSTTIGAEGILAGSGEIRVADDPDTFAEAVLETLGNSTMREAQVRAARQLVESRYDWGAIGRELFAAYGLEEDVE
- a CDS encoding YIP1 family protein; this encodes MADYHLGRDEQELGVFPEHEIREGLLTGRFLPTDLAWMAGMTDWQPLESLPAFSPPQQETMPPEMNQAAPEAQYGPPFEDRDTVGFFTALFTTISLVLTQPRDTFSSMRRDGGFGTPLFFLLAVGWPMVILSTTLFSDGSLRMLGEYDFSGQSFDRVLGGPGFFEIAYLMGYPFMVIFGQFLGAAITHVCLLAVGGANHSYETTFRVSCYTTGAASVFQLLPILGPLLILVWGGIIQVVGLAAAHGTGLGRVVLALVIPILVLVTIVLGGVFGLSGSLFQ